The genomic stretch AGCCGCAGCTGCTCGAGCTTTTCGATCTGCTCCAGCGGCGAGGCGGGCAGACCACTCCAGCGCGCCAGCACATCGGCCCGGTAGCCATAGATCCCCACATGACCCCAGTAGGGCGCGTGCTCGGACCAGTCGGCGGGCTCGACGCCGCGCACGTGGGGCAGGGCCGACCGGGAGAAGTAGAGGGCGCGGCCGTCCGCCGCCAGCAGCGTCTTGACCACATTCGGGTTGTGCACCTTCTCCGCCCCCATCCGGTACACCGGGGTGAGCACGGAAGGGGCCGGCATGGTGCTGGCAAAGGCCTCAGCCATGGCATCGATCACGGCCGGATCGATGAACGGCTGATCCCCCTGGACGTTGATGATGACCGTGCGGGCGGGATCCAACGGGGCAGCGCCCGGTCCGGCGACGGCGACGGCGGCCTGGGCCATGAGCGCGTCCACCACGGAAGCGAGCCGGTCGCTGCCGGAGCTGCAGGAGGCCGCCGTCATCAGCACGGGGAAGCCCCAGGCGTCCGCTTCCCGGCGCAGCAGGTCGCTGTCGGTGCAGAGCACCACCGCTGCAGCCCGCCGCGAACTCCGGCAGCACTCCAGAACCCGCCGCAGCATCGGCTGTCCGCCGATGTCGGCCATCACCTTGTTGGGCAGACGGGACGACTCGAGCCGGGCGGGCACCGCCACCAGGGAGGTCCAGGGGGCCGCTGCCTCCTGCTGCAGGTCCGCCTCGTTCACCGCTGGTGCCGGCCGCTGATGCGGAGCCTATCGCCAGGCCGCCGTGAGCTCCCGGGCCTGGTGCACCAGCTGCTCCACCTGCCAAGTCGGCGCTGCGGCCCGCTCGCCCGAGGCCACGGACCGGTAGAGATCGGCCACCCTCCAGGCTTCGCTGGCGGGGTCCTCGCCATGGCGCGGAATCAGGTGCACATGCAGATGTCGGGCCCCTTCCCCGAAGGCGATGGCGTACACCCTCCCGCAGCCGGTGAGGATGCGCACCAGAGCGCTGCAGCGCTGCAGCATCGGACCGAAGGCCACGGCCTCGTCCGGCTGGAAGTCGATCGGGCCACCGAGATGGCGGCGGGCATCCAGCAGCAACCAGCCCGCCAGGGGGGCCGGCCGGGGGTGATGGCGCAGCAGCCAGGGCCCGAGGCGAAGGATTTCGTCGCGGGCCAGCGCCTCCTCATCGCCATGAAGGCGACAGATCCCGCAGGGGGCCTGGCCGCTTGGCGGACCGGAGCCCTCCTGCGAAGCTGCGCTCAGCTGCGGATCGCTCATCACTGCCGTTCCTCCCGGTTCCGTGCCCGTGGTGCTCAGCGTGGCGTACCACAGCCTCGAGGCCCTACAGCAGCTGGGGGCCGATCTGGCCCGCCAGAGCCTGCACCCCTTCCGCTGGCTGGTGGTGGACAACAGCCCGGAGTCGGCACCGCTGCGGGCCAGCGACCTCAGCGGCGGCGGCGGCCTCCCGCTGGATCTGGTGGCGGGTCGTGAAGGGGATGGCTTCGGGGCGGGCTGCAACCGGGGCTTCGAGCACCTTTCCCGCCAGGGCTGGGGGGGCTGGATCTGGCTGCTCAATCCCGACACCGCCCTGCCAGCCGGAGATGAACTGGAACGACTGAGCCTGGCCCTGGCACAGCTGCCGCCGCGAGCCCTGCTGGGCACCGCCGTGCGCAGCGGAAGTGGCGAGCTCGAGCCCAGCGGTGGCTGGATCGATCCCGGCCTCGACTTCCGTCGCCGCCGGGTGGGTGAGGCCGTCGCTGCCGGCCAAGGCGGCGGCACCGTGCAGCTCGACTGGCTGAGCGGCTGCAGCCTGGTGATCCGGCCAAGCGCCCACATCCCATCGGCCCGCTTCGATCCGGCCTTCCCCCTCTATTACGAGGACATGGACCTCTGCCTGCGGCTGTCGGCGACTGGCGCCCCGGTGCTGTGGTGGCCCGCGCTGGCGGTGACCCACCAGCGCGGCGCGGGCAGCCACACCCCCAGCGAGCGGCGCCAGCGGCTCTCAACGCTGAGCTACCTGCGCTTCCTGCGCCGCCACAGGCCCGGCTGGGTACTCGCCCTGCGCAGCCTGCGGTTGCTGGTCATGACGCTGCTGCGGCTGCCGAGGCGGCCGAAACGCAGCTGGGCGACGCTGGTGGCGATGGTGGAAGCCATGGCTTCCTTCCCCAGCCACGATGCGGTGGAGTCCCCAGGGCGATGACTGCGGCGATCCCCCTGGCCCTGTTCAACGGCAGTTATCTCGGCGTCCGGCCCACCGGCATCGGTGTGGTGGCCAGGGAGCTGGCGGCGGCCCTGGATCCGGCCCTCGTGCCGCTGCTGGATCCCTGCGGCGGTGACCGGCCCGGCAGCCTGGCCATCCCCGCCAACCTCTCGCCCGAGCACGGCCGCGCCGGCCACCTGCGCCGGCTGCTCTGGACCCAGCGGGAGCTCCCGAAACTGCTCCGCCGCAGCGGGGCGCCGCTGCTGCTCTCGCCCCTGCCGGAAGCCCCCCTGGGGCGGGGGGTGCGCTCCGTGGTGCTCGCCCATGACCTGCTGCCCCTGCGCTATCCGCAGCTCACCCCACTGCTGGCGTACCACCTGGCCTATGTGCCCCTGGTGCTGCACAGGGCGGTCCGGGTGCTCTGCAACTCCGAAGCCACCGCCCGGGAGGTGCACCAGCGACTGGGGGTTCCCGCCAAACGGCTGGTGCCGATCCGGCTGGGATTCAGCCCGGGCCTGCTGCGGCCCCTGGGGCTGGAACGGCAGCCGTTTTTTCTGGTGCTCGGCCGCCACGACCCCCACAAGAACCTGGAGCGGGTGCTGCGGGCCTTCGCGGGGCTGCGCGACCGCGACCACCGTCTGGCCCTGGTGGGCCCCCAGGAT from Synechococcus sp. CBW1107 encodes the following:
- a CDS encoding glycosyltransferase family 2 protein, with the translated sequence MPVVLSVAYHSLEALQQLGADLARQSLHPFRWLVVDNSPESAPLRASDLSGGGGLPLDLVAGREGDGFGAGCNRGFEHLSRQGWGGWIWLLNPDTALPAGDELERLSLALAQLPPRALLGTAVRSGSGELEPSGGWIDPGLDFRRRRVGEAVAAGQGGGTVQLDWLSGCSLVIRPSAHIPSARFDPAFPLYYEDMDLCLRLSATGAPVLWWPALAVTHQRGAGSHTPSERRQRLSTLSYLRFLRRHRPGWVLALRSLRLLVMTLLRLPRRPKRSWATLVAMVEAMASFPSHDAVESPGR
- the kdsB gene encoding 3-deoxy-manno-octulosonate cytidylyltransferase — translated: MNEADLQQEAAAPWTSLVAVPARLESSRLPNKVMADIGGQPMLRRVLECCRSSRRAAAVVLCTDSDLLRREADAWGFPVLMTAASCSSGSDRLASVVDALMAQAAVAVAGPGAAPLDPARTVIINVQGDQPFIDPAVIDAMAEAFASTMPAPSVLTPVYRMGAEKVHNPNVVKTLLAADGRALYFSRSALPHVRGVEPADWSEHAPYWGHVGIYGYRADVLARWSGLPASPLEQIEKLEQLRLIEAGIPVGTFPVEGDFLSVDTAEQLEQARAIAADAPA
- a CDS encoding glycosyltransferase family 1 protein → MTAAIPLALFNGSYLGVRPTGIGVVARELAAALDPALVPLLDPCGGDRPGSLAIPANLSPEHGRAGHLRRLLWTQRELPKLLRRSGAPLLLSPLPEAPLGRGVRSVVLAHDLLPLRYPQLTPLLAYHLAYVPLVLHRAVRVLCNSEATAREVHQRLGVPAKRLVPIRLGFSPGLLRPLGLERQPFFLVLGRHDPHKNLERVLRAFAGLRDRDHRLALVGPQDPRYTPRLRRLASELGIAGRCDWHHWVSDQERLNLLNRCRGLVMASLWEGFGLPALEGMACGAPVIAAEAGALPEVVGEAALRVDPRSVAAICAAMDELIHSTWLEKKLSDVGPIRAQRFSWQETGVQVEAVLQSLL
- a CDS encoding HIT family protein; amino-acid sequence: MSDPQLSAASQEGSGPPSGQAPCGICRLHGDEEALARDEILRLGPWLLRHHPRPAPLAGWLLLDARRHLGGPIDFQPDEAVAFGPMLQRCSALVRILTGCGRVYAIAFGEGARHLHVHLIPRHGEDPASEAWRVADLYRSVASGERAAAPTWQVEQLVHQARELTAAWR